One Phycisphaera mikurensis NBRC 102666 DNA window includes the following coding sequences:
- a CDS encoding BatA domain-containing protein — translation MGLPLALAGLVALPILGGIYLLRTRYRRQVVSALFLWQAVAQASGGGRKRSRMQASWPLLLELLALLLLVLAAAGPRVLAAGQRVPVVLVLDDSFSMAATADGVSARDRGLAAVRDELAGLGRFSVAAVVAGPVPARLAASARDAAGVEEALAAWQPDAAAADLDAGIALARETGGPDARLLVVTDRPRTVDENGPEAAPSADPDAVRWLAVGEAAGNAAVTLAVRSADGAAADTLLAEVTRTAPDPAAPARPVRVAVEVEVPGAGSDDPPAGWNVYRASSVEMSPGQTERFRVELPASAAGRAVRVRLAMAGDPLEADDAAVLAPGRRPAVVAASVVADPRLARAADAALAAAGTQRVPPSEAELVVANSAVPAPPGAWRLMIDTPAADAATESFLGPFLLDEASPLADGLSLGGLVWTAATDATLPGRPLATAGFTPLVSLEGDASAEAPVGSAVTARVNLDAARSTVLGAAAWPVLVDNLVRARRAARPGVAPANAPVGVAVALRSGPPPVDPAADPEAELPEPAASIRRLTDATGSAAAGEAVPLPLPAGVGSFAPDAPGLYAAVLPDGTDARFAVTRTSAAESDLSAAATASAGTLQPDAAEAAEYRGLAWALGLAALLVLGLEAWLVYGGSAAATRPPEGVPA, via the coding sequence ATGGGCCTCCCCCTTGCGCTCGCGGGCCTGGTCGCGTTGCCGATCCTCGGCGGCATCTACCTGCTGCGCACGCGGTACCGCCGACAGGTGGTCTCGGCGCTGTTCCTCTGGCAGGCGGTCGCGCAGGCCTCCGGCGGCGGGCGGAAGCGCTCGCGGATGCAGGCCAGCTGGCCGCTGCTGCTGGAGCTGCTGGCGCTGCTGCTGCTCGTGCTCGCCGCGGCGGGGCCGCGGGTGCTGGCGGCCGGGCAGCGGGTGCCGGTGGTGCTGGTGCTCGATGATTCCTTCTCCATGGCGGCCACCGCCGACGGCGTCTCCGCCCGCGACCGCGGGCTCGCCGCGGTGCGGGACGAGCTCGCCGGGCTCGGCCGCTTCAGCGTCGCGGCCGTCGTCGCCGGCCCGGTGCCCGCCCGGCTCGCCGCCTCCGCGCGCGACGCCGCGGGCGTCGAGGAGGCGCTCGCCGCCTGGCAACCCGACGCCGCGGCCGCCGACCTGGACGCCGGGATCGCGCTCGCTCGCGAGACCGGCGGGCCCGACGCCCGGCTGCTCGTGGTCACCGACCGGCCGCGGACGGTGGACGAAAACGGGCCCGAGGCCGCGCCGTCCGCGGATCCCGACGCCGTGCGGTGGCTCGCGGTCGGCGAGGCCGCGGGCAACGCGGCGGTGACGCTGGCGGTGCGGTCCGCCGACGGCGCCGCGGCGGACACGCTGCTCGCGGAGGTGACGCGGACGGCGCCCGACCCAGCCGCGCCGGCGCGGCCGGTGCGGGTGGCCGTGGAGGTGGAGGTGCCGGGCGCAGGATCCGACGATCCGCCCGCGGGGTGGAACGTGTACCGCGCGTCGAGCGTGGAGATGAGCCCCGGCCAGACCGAACGGTTCCGCGTGGAGCTGCCGGCCTCCGCCGCCGGCCGGGCCGTCCGCGTGCGGTTGGCGATGGCCGGCGACCCGCTCGAAGCCGACGACGCGGCGGTGCTCGCCCCGGGCCGGCGGCCGGCGGTGGTGGCGGCGTCGGTCGTCGCCGACCCGCGGCTGGCCCGGGCCGCCGACGCCGCGCTCGCCGCGGCGGGCACGCAAAGGGTGCCGCCGTCGGAAGCGGAGCTCGTCGTCGCCAACTCGGCCGTGCCCGCCCCGCCGGGAGCCTGGCGGCTGATGATCGACACACCGGCCGCCGACGCGGCGACCGAGTCCTTCCTCGGGCCGTTCCTCCTCGACGAGGCCTCGCCGCTCGCCGACGGCCTGTCGCTGGGCGGGCTCGTGTGGACCGCGGCGACCGATGCGACGCTCCCCGGCCGGCCGCTGGCGACCGCGGGCTTCACGCCGCTGGTGAGCCTCGAGGGCGACGCCTCGGCGGAGGCGCCGGTCGGCTCCGCCGTCACCGCGCGGGTGAACCTCGACGCCGCCCGCTCCACGGTGCTCGGCGCCGCCGCGTGGCCGGTGCTCGTGGACAACCTCGTCCGCGCCCGCCGCGCCGCCCGCCCCGGCGTGGCTCCCGCGAACGCGCCCGTGGGCGTCGCCGTCGCGCTCCGCAGCGGGCCGCCGCCGGTGGATCCGGCCGCCGATCCCGAGGCCGAGCTTCCGGAGCCCGCCGCCTCGATCCGCCGGCTCACCGACGCCACGGGGAGCGCCGCCGCCGGCGAGGCCGTCCCGCTCCCGCTCCCCGCGGGCGTCGGCTCCTTCGCCCCGGATGCCCCGGGCCTCTACGCCGCCGTTCTGCCCGACGGCACCGACGCCCGCTTCGCCGTCACCCGCACCTCCGCTGCCGAGAGCGATCTCTCCGCCGCCGCGACCGCCTCCGCCGGCACGCTGCAGCCCGACGCGGCCGAGGCCGCGGAGTACCGCGGCCTCGCTTGGGCGCTGGGCCTGGCGGCCCTGCTGGTGCTCGGGCTGGAGGCCTGGCTGGTGTACGGCGGGAGCGCGGCGGCGACGCGACCGCCGGAGGGCGTGCCCGCGTGA